A genomic window from Amblyraja radiata isolate CabotCenter1 chromosome 18, sAmbRad1.1.pri, whole genome shotgun sequence includes:
- the rpl29 gene encoding 60S ribosomal protein L29 gives MAKSKNHTNHNQSSKWHRNGIKKPKSFRFEPLKGVDPKFLKNMRFAKKHNKKGKKRIEGKK, from the exons ATGGCCAAGTCCAAGAACCACACCAACCACAATCAGT CCAGCAAGTGGCACAGAAATGGAATCAAGAAGCCCAAATCGTTTCGATTTGAACCCCTGAAAGGA GTTGATCCTAAGTTTCTAAAGAACATGCGGTTTGCCAAGAAGCACAACAAAAAAGGGAAGAAAAGAATTGAAGGCAAAAAATAA